The following proteins come from a genomic window of Denitromonas sp.:
- a CDS encoding nickel-dependent hydrogenase large subunit: MGVYETQGFKLDNTGKRVVVDPVTRIEGHMRVEVNLDDNNVIRNAVSTGTMWRGLEVILKGRDPRDAWAFTERICGVCTGTHALTSCRAVEDALGIQIPENANSIRNMMQLCLQVHDHLVHFYHLHALDWVDVVSALSADPKATSALAQSISNWPLSSPGYFRDIQNRLKKFVESGQLGPFMNGYWGNPAYKLPPEANLMAVTHYLEALDFQKEIVKIHTIFGGKNPHPNWLVGGMPCAINMDGTGAVGAINMERLNLVQSIIDRTIEFVDQVYLPDLQAIASFYKDWTYGGGLSSLSVLSYGDIPDRANDYSDSNLLLPRGAIINGDLGKIHAVDLRDPEEIQEFVNHSWYKYADETKGLHPWDGVTEPNFTLGPKTQGTKTNIKSLDEEGKYSWIKSPRWRGHAMEVGPLSRYIIGYVQGNPEFKEPTDKLLTDLGLPLQALFSTLGRTAARGLEASWAAHKMRYFFDKMMANIKAGDTNTANIDKWDPSRWPKEAKGVGFTEAPRGALGHWIRIRDGKIDNYQAVVPTTWNGSPRDGKGQIGAFEAALMNTPVAVADQPLEILRTLHSFDPCLACSTHVMSPDGQEMTTVKVR; this comes from the coding sequence ATGGGTGTGTACGAAACGCAGGGCTTCAAGCTCGACAACACCGGCAAGCGCGTGGTGGTGGACCCGGTCACCCGCATCGAGGGCCACATGCGCGTGGAGGTGAACCTCGACGACAACAACGTGATCCGCAACGCGGTGTCCACCGGCACCATGTGGCGCGGGCTGGAGGTGATCCTCAAGGGGCGCGATCCGCGCGATGCCTGGGCCTTTACCGAGCGCATCTGCGGGGTGTGCACCGGCACCCATGCGCTGACTTCCTGCCGTGCGGTGGAGGATGCGCTGGGCATCCAGATCCCTGAAAACGCCAACTCCATCCGCAACATGATGCAGCTGTGCCTGCAGGTGCATGATCACCTGGTGCATTTCTACCACCTGCATGCGCTCGACTGGGTGGATGTGGTCAGCGCGCTGAGTGCCGACCCGAAAGCCACCTCGGCGCTGGCGCAGAGCATCTCCAACTGGCCGCTGTCCTCGCCGGGCTACTTCCGCGATATCCAGAACCGGCTCAAGAAGTTCGTCGAGAGCGGCCAGCTCGGCCCCTTCATGAACGGCTACTGGGGCAACCCGGCCTACAAGCTGCCGCCCGAAGCCAACCTGATGGCGGTCACGCACTATCTGGAGGCGCTCGATTTCCAGAAGGAGATCGTCAAGATCCACACCATCTTCGGCGGCAAAAACCCGCACCCCAACTGGCTGGTGGGCGGCATGCCCTGCGCGATCAACATGGACGGCACGGGCGCGGTCGGCGCGATCAATATGGAGCGGCTCAACCTGGTGCAGAGCATCATCGACCGCACCATCGAGTTCGTGGATCAGGTGTACCTGCCCGACCTGCAGGCCATCGCCAGCTTCTACAAGGACTGGACCTATGGCGGCGGGTTGTCCAGCCTGTCGGTGCTCTCCTATGGCGACATCCCAGATCGCGCCAATGACTATTCCGACAGCAACCTGCTACTGCCGCGCGGCGCGATCATCAATGGCGACCTCGGCAAGATCCACGCGGTCGACCTGCGCGACCCGGAGGAGATCCAGGAGTTCGTCAATCACTCCTGGTACAAGTACGCCGACGAGACCAAGGGGTTGCATCCCTGGGACGGCGTCACCGAGCCCAACTTCACACTGGGCCCCAAGACGCAGGGCACCAAGACCAACATCAAGTCGCTGGACGAAGAGGGCAAGTACTCCTGGATCAAGTCGCCGCGCTGGCGCGGCCACGCCATGGAAGTGGGCCCGCTGTCGCGCTACATCATCGGCTATGTGCAGGGCAATCCGGAGTTCAAGGAGCCGACCGACAAGCTGCTGACCGACCTCGGCCTGCCGCTCCAGGCGCTGTTCTCCACGCTCGGGCGCACCGCCGCGCGCGGCCTGGAAGCCTCGTGGGCCGCGCACAAGATGCGCTACTTCTTCGACAAGATGATGGCCAACATCAAGGCCGGTGATACCAACACCGCCAACATCGACAAGTGGGACCCGTCGCGCTGGCCGAAGGAAGCCAAGGGTGTCGGCTTTACCGAAGCGCCGCGGGGCGCGCTGGGGCACTGGATCAGGATCCGCGACGGCAAGATCGACAACTACCAGGCCGTGGTGCCCACCACCTGGAACGGCAGCCCGCGCGACGGCAAGGGCCAGATTGGCGCCTTCGAGGCGGCGCTCATGAACACCCCCGTGGCCGTGGCCGACCAGCCGCTGGAGATCCTGCGCACGCTGCATTCCTTCGACCCCTGCCTGGCCTGCTCGACGCACGTGATGAGCCCGGACGGGCAGGAAATGACCACGGTGAAGGTGCGCTGA
- the pqqD gene encoding pyrroloquinoline quinone biosynthesis peptide chaperone PqqD yields the protein MTIASTTANRRPQLSPHFMFRWEASQDAYILLYPEGLIKLNPSAGEILKRCDGQHTVAELIAELQAAFPGPADDIDQGVRAFLDVATDKGWLHV from the coding sequence ATGACGATTGCATCAACCACTGCCAACCGCCGCCCGCAGCTGTCGCCCCACTTCATGTTCCGCTGGGAAGCCAGCCAGGACGCCTACATCCTGCTCTACCCGGAAGGGCTGATCAAACTCAACCCCTCCGCCGGCGAGATCCTCAAGCGCTGCGACGGCCAACACACCGTGGCCGAGCTGATCGCCGAGCTGCAGGCCGCCTTCCCCGGCCCCGCCGACGACATCGACCAGGGCGTGCGCGCCTTTCTCGACGTGGCCACCGACAAGGGCTGGCTGCACGTCTGA
- a CDS encoding urate hydroxylase PuuD produces MDMLLDLTLRWAHFIAGIIWVGHNYSSVVQRPSWQPLRAEELSDDRSPRFQALLNREHGFFRWASVVTWSAGLLMLWRQGWLIDALALQGSLAPIGVGMYIGTLMMLNVWLVLWPHQKKVLGLVPAGIDERLRCSRITHLSSRTNTMLSIPLLFFMATGSHGGLL; encoded by the coding sequence ATGGACATGCTGCTCGACCTCACCCTGCGCTGGGCGCACTTCATCGCCGGCATCATCTGGGTCGGCCACAACTACTCCAGCGTGGTGCAGCGCCCGAGCTGGCAGCCGCTGCGCGCCGAGGAGCTGAGCGACGACCGCAGCCCGCGCTTCCAGGCACTGCTCAACCGCGAGCACGGCTTCTTCCGCTGGGCCTCGGTGGTCACCTGGAGCGCCGGCCTGCTGATGCTGTGGCGGCAGGGCTGGCTGATCGACGCGCTCGCCCTGCAAGGCAGTCTGGCGCCGATCGGCGTGGGCATGTACATCGGCACGCTGATGATGCTCAACGTCTGGCTGGTGCTGTGGCCGCACCAGAAAAAGGTGCTCGGCCTGGTGCCCGCCGGCATCGACGAGCGCCTGCGCTGCTCGCGCATCACGCACCTGTCGTCGCGCACCAACACCATGCTGTCGATCCCGCTGCTGTTCTTCATGGCCACCGGCAGCCACGGCGGTCTGCTGTGA
- the serC gene encoding 3-phosphoserine/phosphohydroxythreonine transaminase: MTAYSFAAGPARLPDAVLERARDELFARGADGAAAVERPFTGDAFRATLAHARERLATLLGLPPGYRILFLAGGAMHQFSLVPMNLLGTARCAAYADSGYWSQRAIDEARRYTEVLVAARYIGATPLAAPTAGRWHLPTGCAYCHITPNETVDGLAYPELPHTGAVPLVADATSCFLATPLDVSRFGLIYASAQKNLGIAGLTVLVVRDDLLGRVSPRVPTAFSYRIQAQQDSTYNTPPTAAIHVAALVFDWIAEAGGLAALAAANRRKAEQLYRVIDGSGGVYTAPVVPAHRSVTNIRFHLADTALTERFVAEAEAHGLHHLRGHPRIGGLRASLYNAMPEAGASALAEFMADFARRHG; the protein is encoded by the coding sequence GTGACGGCCTACAGCTTTGCCGCCGGCCCCGCCCGCCTGCCCGACGCGGTGCTCGAACGCGCCCGCGACGAGTTGTTCGCCCGCGGTGCCGACGGCGCCGCCGCCGTCGAGCGCCCCTTCACCGGCGACGCCTTCCGCGCCACGCTGGCGCATGCCCGCGAACGCCTCGCCACGCTGCTCGGCCTGCCGCCCGGCTACCGCATCCTGTTCCTCGCCGGCGGCGCCATGCACCAGTTCTCGCTGGTGCCCATGAACCTGCTCGGCACCGCCCGCTGCGCCGCCTACGCCGACTCCGGCTACTGGTCGCAGCGCGCCATCGACGAAGCGCGCCGCTACACCGAGGTGCTCGTCGCCGCACGCTACATCGGCGCCACCCCGCTGGCCGCGCCCACCGCCGGCCGCTGGCATCTGCCGACGGGCTGCGCCTACTGCCACATCACCCCCAACGAAACCGTCGACGGCCTGGCCTACCCCGAGCTGCCGCACACCGGCGCCGTCCCGCTGGTGGCCGACGCCACCTCCTGCTTTCTCGCCACGCCGCTCGATGTCAGCCGCTTCGGCCTGATCTACGCCAGCGCCCAGAAAAACCTCGGCATCGCCGGGCTCACCGTGCTCGTGGTGCGCGACGACCTGCTCGGCCGCGTGTCCCCGCGCGTGCCCACCGCCTTCAGCTACCGCATCCAGGCCCAGCAGGACAGCACCTACAACACCCCGCCCACCGCCGCCATCCACGTGGCCGCCCTGGTCTTCGACTGGATCGCCGAGGCCGGCGGCCTCGCCGCCCTGGCCGCCGCCAACCGGCGCAAGGCTGAGCAGCTCTACCGCGTCATCGACGGCAGCGGCGGCGTCTACACCGCCCCGGTGGTGCCCGCCCACCGCTCGGTCACCAACATCCGCTTCCACCTCGCCGACACCGCGCTCACCGAGCGCTTCGTCGCCGAGGCCGAAGCCCACGGCCTGCATCACCTGCGCGGCCACCCCCGCATCGGCGGCCTGCGCGCCAGCCTCTACAACGCCATGCCCGAGGCCGGCGCCAGCGCGCTGGCCGAGTTCATGGCCGACTTCGCCCGGCGGCACGGATGA
- a CDS encoding hydrogenase small subunit, translated as MTDTFYEVLRRQGITRRSFLKFCSLTATSLGLGSAFAPRIAHALETKPRTPVIWLHGLECTCCSESFIRSAHPLTKDVVLSMLSLDYDDTLMAAAGHQAEAILDEVRKKYKGNYILAVEGNPPLNEDGMFCIQSGRPFIEKLKETAADCKAIISWGSCASWGCVQAAKPNPTRATPVHKVIFDKPIIKVPGCPPIAEVMTAVVTYMLTFDKLPELDRQGRPKMFYGQRIHDKCYRRPHFDAGQFVEAWDDDQARMGYCLYKMGCKGPTTYNACSTVRWNDGVSFPIQSGHGCIGCSEDGFWDKGSFYDRVTDIKQFGVESNADTVGATAAGVVGASIAAHAAVTALARARQKTGIDTPKGED; from the coding sequence ATGACCGACACCTTCTACGAGGTACTGCGCCGGCAGGGCATCACGCGCCGCAGTTTTCTCAAGTTCTGTTCGCTGACGGCGACCTCGCTGGGCCTGGGTTCGGCGTTTGCGCCCAGAATCGCCCATGCGCTGGAGACCAAGCCGCGCACGCCGGTGATCTGGCTGCACGGGTTGGAGTGCACCTGCTGCTCTGAGTCATTCATCCGCTCGGCGCATCCGCTGACCAAGGATGTGGTGTTGTCGATGCTGTCGCTCGACTATGACGACACGCTGATGGCGGCGGCCGGGCATCAGGCCGAGGCGATCCTCGACGAGGTGCGCAAGAAGTACAAGGGCAACTACATTCTGGCGGTGGAGGGCAACCCGCCGTTGAATGAAGACGGCATGTTCTGCATCCAGAGCGGCCGGCCGTTTATCGAGAAGCTGAAGGAGACCGCCGCCGACTGCAAGGCGATCATCTCGTGGGGTTCGTGTGCGAGCTGGGGCTGTGTGCAGGCGGCCAAGCCAAACCCGACGCGCGCCACGCCGGTGCACAAGGTGATCTTCGACAAGCCGATCATCAAGGTGCCGGGCTGCCCGCCGATCGCCGAGGTGATGACGGCGGTGGTGACCTACATGCTGACCTTCGACAAGCTGCCCGAGCTGGACCGACAGGGGCGGCCGAAGATGTTCTACGGCCAGCGCATCCATGACAAATGCTATCGCCGCCCGCACTTCGACGCCGGCCAGTTCGTCGAGGCCTGGGACGATGACCAGGCGCGCATGGGCTACTGCCTCTACAAGATGGGCTGCAAGGGCCCGACCACCTACAACGCCTGTTCGACGGTGCGCTGGAACGATGGCGTGTCCTTCCCGATCCAGTCGGGCCACGGTTGCATCGGCTGCTCGGAGGACGGCTTCTGGGACAAGGGTTCGTTCTACGACCGGGTGACCGACATCAAGCAGTTCGGCGTGGAGTCGAACGCCGACACCGTGGGCGCCACCGCCGCCGGCGTGGTGGGGGCGTCGATCGCGGCCCATGCCGCGGTCACCGCGCTGGCCCGCGCCCGCCAGAAGACGGGTATCGATACCCCGAAGGGAGAGGACTGA
- the cybH gene encoding Ni/Fe-hydrogenase, b-type cytochrome subunit: MLAEQDQFEAERSARMVKAVYVYEAPLRLWHWVNALAITVLAVTGYFIGLPLPSVPGEASEQFLMGYIRFVHFAAAYIFAIGFIGRIYWAMVGNHHARQIFILPVWNAKWWSEVFYELRWYLFLVKEPKKYVGHNPLAQLMMFLFFTIGAVYMICTGFALYGEGLGEGSWASQMFGWVISAVGGNSLQVHSWHRLGMWVTVCFVLVHVYAAIREDIMSRQSLISTMISGWRMFKD, from the coding sequence ATGCTCGCTGAACAAGATCAATTCGAAGCCGAACGCAGTGCCCGCATGGTCAAGGCGGTGTACGTGTACGAGGCGCCGCTGCGCCTGTGGCACTGGGTCAATGCGCTCGCCATCACGGTGCTGGCCGTCACCGGCTACTTCATCGGCCTGCCGCTGCCCTCGGTGCCGGGCGAGGCGAGCGAGCAGTTCTTGATGGGTTACATCCGCTTTGTCCACTTTGCGGCGGCCTACATCTTTGCCATCGGCTTCATCGGTCGCATCTACTGGGCCATGGTCGGCAACCACCATGCGCGGCAGATCTTCATCTTGCCGGTGTGGAATGCAAAGTGGTGGAGCGAGGTGTTCTACGAGCTGCGCTGGTATCTGTTTTTGGTGAAGGAGCCAAAGAAATACGTCGGTCACAACCCGCTGGCGCAGTTGATGATGTTCCTGTTCTTCACCATCGGCGCGGTGTACATGATCTGCACCGGCTTCGCGCTGTACGGCGAGGGCCTGGGGGAGGGCAGCTGGGCTTCGCAGATGTTCGGCTGGGTCATCTCCGCCGTGGGCGGCAACAGCCTCCAGGTGCACAGCTGGCACCGGCTCGGCATGTGGGTGACGGTGTGCTTCGTGCTGGTGCACGTGTATGCCGCCATCCGCGAAGACATCATGAGCCGCCAGAGCCTGATCTCCACCATGATCAGCGGCTGGCGCATGTTCAAGGACTGA
- the pqqA gene encoding pyrroloquinoline quinone precursor peptide PqqA: protein MTWETPAYCEIRLGFEVTAYVYVR from the coding sequence ATGACCTGGGAAACCCCCGCCTATTGCGAAATCCGTCTGGGATTCGAAGTCACGGCTTACGTGTACGTCCGCTAA
- the pqqE gene encoding pyrroloquinoline quinone biosynthesis protein PqqE: MPKDSNGLTLDGQGKPLWLSLELTYRCPLKCSWCNNPLDFDDYAARELTTEEWKRVLRESRELGALQLGFTGGEPLQRTDLEELVSYANELGFYTNLITSGIGLTEARLVALKAAGLKQIQLSLQATEAAVTDALVGATAHERKLDAARRIKAHGFPMVLNMPVFRQNIGMTDAMIAWAAELGIEYIEFANIQYYNWALVNRDELMPTLEQVREAEQVVQRWRDTLGKKMTIYFVIPDYYESRPKACMNGWGAIHLTIAPDGVAMPCQEARVIPGLEFESVRDKPLAWLWHESPLFRKYRGLDWLPEPCVSCDEKEKDFGGCRCQAFLLTGDAGNTDPACGRSPHHARVREAVDTAARPLRFRKPLFKRAAGTVTTAFLED, translated from the coding sequence ATGCCAAAAGACAGCAACGGCCTCACGCTCGACGGCCAGGGCAAGCCCCTGTGGCTGTCCCTCGAACTGACCTACCGCTGCCCGCTCAAGTGCAGCTGGTGCAACAACCCGCTGGACTTCGACGACTACGCGGCCCGCGAACTGACCACCGAGGAGTGGAAGCGTGTGCTGCGCGAATCGCGCGAGCTGGGCGCCTTGCAGCTGGGCTTTACCGGCGGCGAACCGCTGCAGCGGACGGACCTCGAAGAACTGGTGTCCTACGCCAACGAGCTGGGCTTCTACACCAACCTGATCACCTCCGGCATCGGCCTGACCGAAGCGCGCCTGGTGGCGCTCAAGGCGGCCGGCCTCAAGCAGATCCAGCTGTCGCTGCAGGCCACCGAGGCCGCAGTCACCGACGCACTGGTCGGCGCCACCGCCCACGAGCGCAAGCTCGACGCCGCCCGCCGCATCAAGGCGCACGGCTTCCCGATGGTGCTCAACATGCCGGTCTTCCGCCAGAACATCGGCATGACCGACGCGATGATCGCCTGGGCCGCCGAGCTGGGCATTGAGTACATCGAGTTCGCCAACATCCAGTACTACAACTGGGCCTTGGTGAACCGTGACGAACTCATGCCCACTCTCGAACAGGTGCGCGAAGCCGAACAGGTGGTGCAGCGCTGGCGCGACACACTGGGCAAGAAGATGACGATCTACTTCGTCATCCCCGACTACTACGAAAGCCGCCCCAAGGCCTGCATGAACGGCTGGGGCGCCATCCACCTGACCATCGCCCCCGACGGCGTGGCCATGCCCTGCCAGGAAGCGCGCGTGATCCCCGGCCTCGAGTTCGAATCGGTGCGCGACAAGCCGCTGGCCTGGCTGTGGCACGAGTCGCCGCTGTTCCGCAAATATCGCGGCCTCGACTGGCTGCCCGAGCCCTGTGTGTCGTGCGACGAAAAGGAAAAGGACTTCGGCGGCTGCCGCTGCCAGGCCTTCCTGCTCACCGGCGACGCCGGCAACACCGACCCGGCCTGCGGCCGCTCGCCGCATCACGCCCGGGTGCGCGAGGCGGTCGACACCGCCGCGCGCCCGCTGCGCTTCCGCAAGCCGCTGTTCAAGCGCGCCGCCGGCACCGTCACCACCGCCTTCCTGGAGGACTGA